Proteins from a genomic interval of Lysobacter stagni:
- a CDS encoding PPC domain-containing protein, whose product MPPLAGGQSVIYAIDIPAGRDRLEVTTYGGRGTLAMYANYEVEPMSAANIASSVRPGTNQVVNINAPAEGRYYIKVTATADSAGVLVRARIF is encoded by the coding sequence ATGCCGCCGCTGGCCGGTGGGCAGAGCGTGATCTACGCGATCGACATCCCCGCCGGCCGCGATCGACTGGAAGTAACGACGTACGGCGGTCGCGGCACGCTAGCGATGTACGCCAACTACGAAGTCGAGCCAATGTCGGCCGCGAACATCGCCTCGTCCGTGCGTCCTGGCACCAACCAGGTCGTCAACATCAACGCGCCGGCGGAAGGCCGGTACTACATCAAGGTGACGGCGACCGCCGACTCCGCCGGCGTACTGGTGCGCGCTCGCATCTTCTGA